The genomic DNA AAAATTAGCATGGTTGATAAATCCTCAACAGCAACAAGTGGAAATTTATCGTTTAGGAAAAGATGTGGAATTACGAAGTTTACCTACAGAATTATTAGGGGAAGATATATTACCAGGATTTAGTTTGAGTTTAGATTGTTATTAAAATCTCTAGTTTCTACTACTTACTAACTTCAATCCTTATCCTGTTCATCCTTTCATCCTGGAAATCCTGATTCAGACAACCTCCTTTAAGGATGTGATTTTTCAACCCAACGCCGAAATAACTCTACTATGATTCTCCAGCGACTTTGATTTTCGACAATCACATCATGACGGTTTAAAATTTCTAAAGCTGCATTTAACTGACTTTCATCTATTCCCGTCAACTCAACTAATTCATTTACAGTTAATCCTTCTATATTTTGGGCAAGTTCACGTAAAATTATTTGTTGAGTATTATCATTTTCCCCAGCTTGACCCCAAACACCATTAAAATAATTACTACATCTGGTAAAAAATTCCGGTTTACTCACAACTGTTTCTACATCTTCCACCGTAAAAACATGGTCGCGGTCTTTTCCTTGTTCAAACACAAAATCATTATATAGTCGCACTAAATGAAAACCTACCAACCGGACTAAATAAGGTTGACCGTGGGTTAAATCATAAATTTTATCTAGTGCTGCTGGTGTATAGTCTAATAAAAAATCTTCAATAGCAGGGTTAGCAAGAATTTGACCAGTTGCACCAGGACTGAGAAAACCGACACGAATATTAATCACACTCCCAAAGAAGGGATGAAAGTAATCTGCGGTCATTTCATCTAAAGTGTGCAACCCTGCAAAAGCAAAAGCAACTTGAGGAGATGTTTGTAATAAACCTCTCAACAAATCCATAAAATTATTAGGAATTTTTTTTTCTTTTATTAAATCTTCAATTTTCTCAAATTCATCTATAGCAATAATTAAACCACCGGATAAATTTTTAATTACTTTTTCAAAATAGCGGTTAAAAGTCCGTTCAGGAAGTTTTAATAAATCATCATCATTGGGAGTGGGAATATTCACAACTTGGGAAATTTCATCACTAATAGCCATTAATACTTCTCCCACACCTTGGGTTACATCTCCTAACTTTAATAAATTCACATCAGCAACTTTTACTTGATTATCTAAAGAATTGGCAGCATTGCGTAAAATCGAAGTTTTACCCATGCGTCTATGACCATAAATAACTACTGACTGGATTTGAATACCTCTTAGCCAAAGTTCTTCTAATTGTCTAATAATATCTTCTCTACCAATAAATAAATTACCTATTACTGGGTCACCTATCACATAAGGATTATTTACGGATTTATTAATAACAACTTCCCCAACTTCCCCAGCAATTCGTAATAGTTGTTGTCGCCAGTTTTCGGCAATATCTATAATTAATCCTTTTTCTGCTGTGGGTAAAGTATCGGCTGTATTTAAAATAGTTGTCAGTTCGCCTAATACGCGATTTAAAGCCGAAGAACGAGATACATGGGAGACACTGCAATTGATAATTTTTACGTCTTCAATTACTCGCAGAAATCTATTTAATGTTTGCCAAGTGTGAGGACGTAATAAACCTGATGTGGGAAATATAGGTAATTGTAGATTAGCAATAGATTTTAATTCTTTAGCGTCGTTAAATGCTACCAGAGTTTCGGCAAGAATATACATTTCTTCACCATAGAGAAGAGAATGCTTGGTAATAAAATCATGGATAACAGTTTCATCCCAAGGAAAAATATCTATTTGTTGAAAAATATTTTCTAATGGTGATGTATTACCATTACTTTGACTATCCTTAAATAATGTTTTTAAAGGTTCATTCGCAGCAACAACTAATTTTAAACAAGCATTGCTACCTTCAGCTAAACCCCGTAAATGATCTCTCACATCTCTTGTAAATCCTGTTCCATTTAGTTTACCGACATTATCTAAAATTAATAATACTCTTTTGTTTTCCAAGTTTCTAGTGAATCTGTAACCCTTGCTTTCTGGTATATCAAGTTTTTCACAAATAGCAAAATAAAAATCTTCTTGGTCATAAATATTATTCATGTCTAGAAAAACATTTTGACGTGGTATTTTTAAAAACTTTTCTGATTGTTGACACACTGCATATAAAAAAGATGATTTACCAATTGCTGGTTCACCTATAATAGCAACACTACTGGAATTATTGAGCAGTTCAAATATTTGTGTTAGTTCTTGTTCTCTACCGAATAATTTTTCTGGGTTTTCTATTCTTCCAGTTGTGGGGATAAATGGATTTTGATTATTTGATGGAATTGGATTTGGTGTAGGAGTTTTTATAGGAAGAGAATTAGATGAATATTCTTGATAAAAGTGTTTAATGGGATTTTGAAAATTTTTTTTACTAACTAAAATTCCTAATTCTTCTTTTAATTTCTTAAATAATTTGCTTCCTAATTCTCTTGTATATTGATTACTTAGATTAAGTTTAGCGACAATTTGTTGATATTCCAGACCTTCCCAAATACCTAAAAAAAGACATTCTTCCACATTATCTAAGACAGGTTTTTCGTTTTCTCGCAATACATCATTGATAAATTTTAAAGCGTCTTGAGATTCCATTGAGCATATTTTGAGTTAGTAGGTTAGATTTAGCACTTTGCTAATAATTTGACATTCTACCCTACAAACCTACATCAGCCTACATTTACCTACATAAATTTTCATAAATAATTACCTACGACTACCTACCTACTCAGCATATACGCTAAGTCATGATAGAGACACAGAAAAAGACACACATCTGAGGAGTGCAAACAATGTCTCAACAAACAACAGATAATACTGGCAAAATTTTAGACAGTGCGGAGAAGATAGTTGACAATATTACAGAATCAGAAATTGTTGAATTGAGTGAAGTTGCAGCAAAAACAACAGAGAATATTTTCACAATTTTAGTTTCATCTGGTGGTAAACCCGTAGCAATAATTTTAGCTATTGCAATTTTAGTTGCAACTTTTGCCATACCTCTTTCAGTTATAAAAATAGAACCTTCTCCTATCAATTTACCTGCAACAACTTCCCAAGTCAAACAACTGGAATAAAAGCTGTCAATAGTCGTCTTTAGACGACTTTTACTATGAGACTCTGAATTAATTCGGAGGTGGGTGTTACTGTAAAGGGGTAAAACTCACCATTCCTAAATACAGTTTTGCAGTTATGATCTAAAACAGTAAAAAGTGTGCAAATCTACCAACTGCAAAAAGACTTATGAGTTTAAATCGTCGTCATTTCTTAGTTTTACTGGGTGCTAGTGCGGGTGCTTTTATTTTAGATAGTTGTGCTGCTGCGGAAACATCCACCCCCAGAACATCAACTATTGAACTACCACCTTTACCCTACGCTTATGATGCACTAGAACCCCACATTGATGCTAAAACCATGCAGTTCCATCATGATAAACATCATGCGGCCTATGTGAATAATTTAAATAAAGCATTGGATAAATATCCAGAACTAAAAAACAAAACTGTTGAAGAACTGCTGCAAAATCTTGATAATGTCCCCGCAGATATTAGAACTACAATAAGAAATAATGGTGGTGGCCATGTTAACCACTCGATGTTTTGGAAAATTATGAAACCTAATGGTGGAGGTGAACCGACTGGAGAAATTGCAACTGCAATTAAAGATAATTTTGGCAGTTTTGCAGATTTTCAAAAACAGTTTAACCAAGCTGGTGGAGGTCGTTTTGGTAGCGGTTGGGTTTGGTTAGTTCGCAATCAAAATGGCAAATTAGAAATTACAACTACAGCAAATCAAGATAGTCCTTTAATGGAAGGTAAATATCCTATTTTTGGTAATGATGTTTGGGAACACGCTTATTATTTGAAATACCAAAATCGTAGACCTGATTATTTAGCAGCTTGGTGGAATGTGGTTAACTGGGATGAAATTAATCAACGGTTTGCAGATGCAAGTAAAATAGGTTAATTCGTAATTCATAATTGGTAATTGATTTATAAACATGACTAATTACCAATTACCTAATTTACAAAGGTTTTTGCTTAGGTATCCCTACCGGACGCGGAAAACTCACAGGTGTGTGTTTAACCTTCCGTAAAAATAAACAATGACGAATACTATGACTTAAAGGAGTTGTAAATTCTTCGATTAACTCCACCTTTCCCCCTAAAATATTCACTGAATTTTCTAAACTTTGCTTTTCTTCTTCTGTAAAACTTCCCCGATAAATAACTGCTAAACCACCTTTTTTCACCAAAGGTAAACAATATTCCGCACAAGCAGAAACACTACCAACAGCACGAATAACAGCTAAATCATAACTTTCTCGGTGTTTGATTTCCTGTCCAATTTCTTCCACTCTCCCCACAACAGTTTGAGCATTTTTAATACCAAGACCATCTATAACAGAGTCAATAAAATTTATTTTCTTGCGAGTAGAATCTAATAAAGTAACTTGAGAATTGGGAAAAATTAGAGAAATTGGTAATCCTGGAAAACCAGCACCAGTACCAATATCAATTACAGATAGACCTTGATTTAAACCATCCATAAATTGCTGTTTCTGTGCAACCCCCACCAAAGAATCCCAAAGATGTTTTTCCCAAAATTCCGACGGTTCAGTAATCCTAGTTAAATTCAAATAACGATTAGCATCAATAACCAATTCATAGAGTTTCTGAAATTGATTTTGTTCCTCATTTGTAGGTTGCCAATTTAGCGTTTGTTGCCAAACTTCTATC from Okeanomitos corallinicola TIOX110 includes the following:
- a CDS encoding ATP-binding protein — protein: MESQDALKFINDVLRENEKPVLDNVEECLFLGIWEGLEYQQIVAKLNLSNQYTRELGSKLFKKLKEELGILVSKKNFQNPIKHFYQEYSSNSLPIKTPTPNPIPSNNQNPFIPTTGRIENPEKLFGREQELTQIFELLNNSSSVAIIGEPAIGKSSFLYAVCQQSEKFLKIPRQNVFLDMNNIYDQEDFYFAICEKLDIPESKGYRFTRNLENKRVLLILDNVGKLNGTGFTRDVRDHLRGLAEGSNACLKLVVAANEPLKTLFKDSQSNGNTSPLENIFQQIDIFPWDETVIHDFITKHSLLYGEEMYILAETLVAFNDAKELKSIANLQLPIFPTSGLLRPHTWQTLNRFLRVIEDVKIINCSVSHVSRSSALNRVLGELTTILNTADTLPTAEKGLIIDIAENWRQQLLRIAGEVGEVVINKSVNNPYVIGDPVIGNLFIGREDIIRQLEELWLRGIQIQSVVIYGHRRMGKTSILRNAANSLDNQVKVADVNLLKLGDVTQGVGEVLMAISDEISQVVNIPTPNDDDLLKLPERTFNRYFEKVIKNLSGGLIIAIDEFEKIEDLIKEKKIPNNFMDLLRGLLQTSPQVAFAFAGLHTLDEMTADYFHPFFGSVINIRVGFLSPGATGQILANPAIEDFLLDYTPAALDKIYDLTHGQPYLVRLVGFHLVRLYNDFVFEQGKDRDHVFTVEDVETVVSKPEFFTRCSNYFNGVWGQAGENDNTQQIILRELAQNIEGLTVNELVELTGIDESQLNAALEILNRHDVIVENQSRWRIIVELFRRWVEKSHP
- a CDS encoding superoxide dismutase; translation: MSLNRRHFLVLLGASAGAFILDSCAAAETSTPRTSTIELPPLPYAYDALEPHIDAKTMQFHHDKHHAAYVNNLNKALDKYPELKNKTVEELLQNLDNVPADIRTTIRNNGGGHVNHSMFWKIMKPNGGGEPTGEIATAIKDNFGSFADFQKQFNQAGGGRFGSGWVWLVRNQNGKLEITTTANQDSPLMEGKYPIFGNDVWEHAYYLKYQNRRPDYLAAWWNVVNWDEINQRFADASKIG
- the rsmG gene encoding 16S rRNA (guanine(527)-N(7))-methyltransferase RsmG, encoding MSLEAASTLPEMIEVWQQTLNWQPTNEEQNQFQKLYELVIDANRYLNLTRITEPSEFWEKHLWDSLVGVAQKQQFMDGLNQGLSVIDIGTGAGFPGLPISLIFPNSQVTLLDSTRKKINFIDSVIDGLGIKNAQTVVGRVEEIGQEIKHRESYDLAVIRAVGSVSACAEYCLPLVKKGGLAVIYRGSFTEEEKQSLENSVNILGGKVELIEEFTTPLSHSIRHCLFLRKVKHTPVSFPRPVGIPKQKPL